From a single Triplophysa rosa linkage group LG1, Trosa_1v2, whole genome shotgun sequence genomic region:
- the mrpl21 gene encoding 39S ribosomal protein L21, mitochondrial: MMAMTLNKGNLTGILRVFQTAGTCLTQSTPARCLVPTLACRQNSSSVTNPASFVPHTSLSRPPWPELPAFDPEDQEKKHGAVVQKVNGLIQSGEYGRLFAVVQFAGRQWKVTNEDLILIENHIDVECGAGIRLEKVLLVGGNDFTLIGKPLLGGDLVRVQATVIEKTESWPMVHMRFWKRHRFQKKKIIIQPQTVLRINTIDILPRLT, encoded by the exons ATGATGGCGATGACTTTGAACAAAGGGAATTTAACAGGAATATTAAGAGTTTTTCAGACCGCAGGAACATGTTTAACACAGTCCACACCTGCAC GCTGTTTGGTTCCTACATTAGCATGCCGTCAAAACTCATCAAGCGTCACAAATCCTGCAAG TTTTGTTCCACACACATCCTTATCAAGACCACCGTGGCCAGAACTACCAGCGTTTGACCCTGAAGATCAAGAGAAGAAGCatggag CGGTTGTGCAGAAGGTGAACGGCCTCATTCAGAGCGGAGAATACGGACGTTTGTTTGCCGTTGTTCAGTTTGCCGGCCGTCAGTGGAAAGTCACCAATGAAGATTTAATCCTCATTGAGAATCACATTGATGTTGAGTGCGGCGCCGGAATCAGACTGGAGAAG GTGCTGTTGGTCGGAGGGAATGATTTCACGCTCATTGGAAAGCCACTTCTTGG CGGTGATCTGGTGAGAGTTCAGGCCACGGTTATTGAGAAGACCGAATCCTGGCCGATGGTACACATGAGATTCTGGAAGAGACATCGatttcaaaaaaagaaaa tcATTATTCAGCCTCAGACTGTGTTGAGGATTAACACCATTGACATTTTACCAAGACTGACTTAA